The genomic window TTGACTCTGCAAAATACAGCCAAAATCCCCCACTAACCCTCCTAGAAAACACGTACATGCTTTCAAAACAACTATTTTAAGTTTGAAACAAAGCAACTTTTTCGCTATATTGCGCACATTTAGAATATATATGAACAGGACCAACATACAAATAACTAAAGATATGAACGAACGAATAATTGCTATACAAGCAGATATTACGACATTGGATGTAGACGCCATCGTAAATGCCGCGAACAATAGCTTATTGGGAGGTGGCGGCGTAGACGGTGCCATCCATTGGGCCGCCGGTCCGGAACTCCTTGACGAATGCCGGACTTTACAAGGATGCCCGACCGGAGAGGCGAAGATAACGAAAGGTTATCGATTGAAAGCCCGTCATGTCATACACACCGTCGGTCCCATCTACCGAAACGGACAACACGGAGAGCCGGAGCTACTGGAAAATTGTTATCGAAACTCCTTGCGATTGGCGAAAGAGAACAGACTGAGAACAATCGCTTTCCCATCAATAAGCACCGGCGTATATGGCTATCCTATCGAGGAGGCGGCACAGATAGCGATCCGCACGATCGATACCTTCCTAAAAGAGAATCCGGAAATCCAGCAAGTCACGATGTGCTGTTTCTCCGGATACGACAAATCGGTTTATACGAAAGCGCTGGAACAAATTACAACTCACGAGCCGTAATGTGGAAACACCCTTGCTTGCGTTCGTGCTTGATATAGCAACGATCCGCCCTGCGCAAATCACGAAGCACGGAGGCAAGCACCATTTTCAAGCGGTCCTTATCAATATTTAAGGTATCTTTCTCATCTATCTTAGTATAGCGTACCCATGATACATCGAACGTAGTTCCGTATTGGTGGGCAGAGTTGAGAGAAGAGTTCGTATTCCTTTTTCTCAATTTCTTGACATCGGCAACCGTACGGGTTACACTGGTTACCTTTATTTTATAAATGGAAGCATTCAAGTTTTTCAATGAGTCTTGGAAGTTTTTCCCGATATCCTCCAGCAGATTAGCGGCTTCCGGCACCAAATACGGAATAGAGTGCGTCAACTCCTCTACCTCGTAATAGTCATTCGTCTTGATCTCCACCATATCCCGGGAGGCGTGCTCCGCTCCTTCCCTCGAAGAGACAGGCTCTATGCCGATCTTCTTCGCAACGGACAAATGAACGTCATTCAAATCATTAAAATCACGATTATAGCTTCCATTGTACCAAATCTTCTTCAATTCACCTCTTTTCTCCTTACAAGAAGAAAAAGCCGTCGCCGACACGATCACGACCAGCAACAACATCACATTAAACACAGTCTTCATCTTCATTTCCTTCGTTTTGCCTGACAAACATACGGAAAAATCCGAAATTCCCCCTTAACTCCAATTAGTTTTTCTCTAAATGGTAGACGGACGGCTGAAAGATGTGTTCCCGTGAAATAAAACTTCTCCCTTTGCATCAATGGATAAAGAATATTACTAATTTTGTAACTTGATTCGAATAATAAAAAATAGCACATCTTTTTGAAGCGTAATTTAATAAAAGGAATAGCGGATGATTGAAAGAATTTATATTCTTGAAAGCGTAGACCCGGTAATTTTCTACGGTGTGAATAACTCTAATATGCAATTGATCAAGACATTGTTTCCGAAATTGCGTATCGTTGCCCGTGGAAATGTGATGAAAGTGATTGGAGATGAGGATGAGTCCGAGCTTTTTCTCAAGAAAATCCGTGAGGTGGAAAAATACTGTGAGGAGTTTAACTCGCTCTCCGAAGACGTGATTCTGGATATTATAAAAGGGAAAGGTCCCACGGTCGTGAAGCAGGAGAACCTGATCATCCACGGCATGAATGGCAAGCCGATTACCGCACGTACCGAGAATCAACAGTTATTGGTAAAGGCTTTCGAGAACAACGATCTGGTTTTCGCCACAGGACCCGCCGGTTCGGGTAAAACATTCGTCGCTATCGCCTTAGCCGTAAAAGCATTAAAGAATAAGGAAGTACGGAAGATCATCTTAAGCCGTCCCGCCGTGGAAGCCGGAGAAAAACTGGGTTTCTTGCCGGGTGAGATGAAAGATAAGCTAGATCCCTATCTGCAACCGCTTTACGATGCCTTGCAGGATATGATACCGGCAGCCAAGCTGAAGGAATATATGGAGAATAACGTGATACAGATCGCCCCGCTAGCGTTTATGCGCGGTCGTACCTTGAACGACGCCGTCATTATATTGGACGAGGCGCAAAACACGACGACGCATCAAATCAAGATGTTCTTGACCCGCTTGGGTATGAACGCCAAGATGATCGTCACCGGAGATGTCACGCAGATAGACCTTCCGCCTTCTACCACGTCCGGATTGATACAGGCCATGCAAATATTGAAGGGCGTAAACGGGATCGGTAAGATCGAGTTCACCAAGAAAGATATTGTCCGGCATAAACTTGTCCAACGAATCGTAGAGGCTTATGATAAGTTCGATGATAAACGGAAGAAAGAGATCAAAGAGGCAAAAGAGAAGAAAACGAATATAGACAACAACTAAAAGTAAGAGTCATGAAGAAGGCATTAGTTAAAACAGACTTCAATTTCCCGCGACAAAAGAGCGTATACCATGGGAAAGTACGCGACGTGTACAACATCAATGACGAGGTATTGGTAATGGTCGCTACAGACCGTATTTCCGCTTTCGATGTTATCTTGCCGGAAGGTATTCCTTACAAGGGACAAATGTTAAACCAGATCGCCGCCAAGTTCCTTGACGCTACGACTGATATTTGTCCGAACTGGAAAATGGCTACTCCGGACCCGATGGTAACGGTTGGCGTTCAATGCCAAGGTTTCCCGGTTGAGATGATCGTACGCGGTTATCTGTGCGGAAGCGCATGGCGTGCTTATAAGAGCGGTGTACGTGAGATCTGCGGCGTGAAACTACCGGAGGGTATGCGTGAGAACCAACGTTTCCCCGAACCCATCATCACCCCGACCACAAAGGCTGAGATCGGAGAGCATGATCAAGATATCTCTAAAGAGGAGATTCTCGCTAAAGGTTTGGTCTCTAAAGAGGACTACGAGGTTCTTGAGAAATATACGATGGCCTTGTTTAAACGCGGTACCGAGATCGCTAAGGAACGTGGCTTGATCTTGGTTGACACGAAATATGAGTTCGGTCATCGTGACGGCAAGATCTATTTGATCGACGAGATCCATACTCCGGATTCCTCCCGTTATTTCTACTCAGAAGGATACGAGGATCGTTTCGCCAAAGGGGAACCGCAGAAGCAACTTTCCAAGGAGTTCGTCCGCGAATGGTTGATGGAAAATGGCTTCCAAGGTAAATCCGGACAGAAAGTTCCTGAAATGACACCGGAGATCGTAGAAGGAATCAGCAACCGATATATCGAATTGTTCGAGCATATCACAGGGGAGACTTTCGTAAAAGGCGAGACTGATAACTTGCTGAACCGCATCGAGAAAAACGTTACTGAATATTTACAGAATAAATAAGATACCGCACATGACACAGTATGGTTCAGAGACAATACTTCCTTATAACAAAGAGGAACAAAAGGGCACGCAAGTCAAACGTATGTTCGACTCGATAGCCGAAACGTATGATCAACTCAACCATACTCTCTCATTTGGTATCGACAAGATATGGCGCAGGAAAGGGATCGCTTTCCTGCGTCCTTTCTCTCCTAAAACGATACTGGATATCGCTACCGGTACCGGAGACTTGGCTATCTCCATGTACAAAAAGCTGCGACCCGACCATATCGTCGGTGCCGACATCTCGTTAGGCATGATGGAAGTGGGACGGAAAAAAGTAGCTGCCGCCGGTTATTCGGAGCATATATCCTTCGAGCAACAGGACTGTACGGCCTTGACCTACGAGGAAAACTCGTTCGATGCCGTAACCGCCGCTTTCGGGGTTCGTAATTTTGAGAACATAGAGCAAGGTATCTCAGAGATGTACCGGGTGCTGAAACCCGGTGGACATATCATGATCTTGGAACTTTCCACACCGGAACATTTTCCCATGAGACAACTCTACCAGATCTATTCAAAGACCGTCATCCCCTTTATCGGACGTCTACTCTCTAAAGAAAAAGTCGCGTATAATTATTTGCCGGCTTCCATCAAGGTAGTTCCTCAGGGAAAGGTCATGACGGATTTACTCACCCGCCAAGGCTTCAAGCAGGCCCGTGTACGGACCTTTACCTTCGGGATCTGTTCATTATATACAGGATCTAAAGAATAAACAATAAAAAGGTTATGCAGAAATATGGCTTACTGGGATATCCCCTCGGACATTCGTTTTCTAAAACGTATTTCAACCAGAAGTTTGAGGCGGAGAAGATCGACGCTGAGTACTTGAATTTCGAGATTCCCTCTATCAAGGAGATTAAGAACGTAATCAAAGAAAACCCTGAACTTAACGGTTTAAACGTGACCATTCCTTATAAGGAACAAGTAATCCCATATTTAGACGATTTGGATGACGATGCCCGTCAGATCGGAGCGGTAAATGTCATCAAGTTCACAAAAGGTCTTTTCGGCAAACTTAAACTGAAAGGATATAACTCGGATATTATCGGATTCAAGCAATCGATTGATCCTTTATTGAAAGAAACGCACCGGAAAGCGTTGATCCTTGGTACGGGAGGGGCGTCAAAGGCAGTCTTCCATGGACTGAAACAGCTAGGTGTTGGTGCCACGCTGGTTTCTCGCAAACCGAAAGAATTTTGTATCACGTACGATGAGATTACTCCGAAGACCATGGAGCAATATACGGTGATCGTGAATACGACTCCCTTAGGCATGTTCCCGAATATAGACTCATGTCCGGATATCCCGTACGATTTACTTACGCCGAATCATCTATTGTATGATTTACTTTACAATCCGGATGAGACCCTTTTCATGAAGAAAGGAAAAGAAAAAGGCGCCGTCGTGAAAAATGGTCTGGAAATGCTTCTATTACAGGCTTTCGCCGCTTGGGAGATCTGGCAGAAATAGATCGAACGATATCTTTCCAACCACATGATTTGATGAAGCTAGCTTCGTGAGCCAATGAAGTTAGCTTCGTTAGTCAATGAAGTTAACTTCACAAGCGTATGAAGTTAACTTACTTCAACCAAGTCAATACATAGTCCGGTGTAACTTGATATGCCAACTCATATTCCCGGCATGCCTCGGTCCGGGTTTCTCGTCCCTTAAACGTCCCACTCGATAAATAAGGAAAAGGATTCACGTGAAGATGCTTTTGAAAGTCCACTCCTTCCTGCCCGATTATCTTGAACAAGGTTTCTTTGGCGCACCAATGGATTAATAGATGCTCGACCTCATGCTCCAGATCGATACCCGCCTCTTCCTCCGGATTCATAAAGCGACTTCGTATTTTCAAGATCCGGTCCGAACGATACTCGATATCGATCCCTGTCGGACGCTTATCCAAGATTACCGCCACATAATCTTTCGTATGAGATATACTTATATATAAAGGTACGCACGCAAGGAACGGGGCACCCGTAGAATGATAGTCAACCCTTGCCTCCTCTCCTAAAAGCTCTTTTAAAAGCACCCGGCTGGCGAAACGTTCCTGCCTCCGCTTCTCTGCCGATACCCGCTCCAAAAAAGAAGAATAGTCCGCTTTATGCTCAAGCATCCCCAAAAGCTCATCAGAGCTTTCTTCCATTTTCCAGACTCCATGCAGCGGCGAGAGTTGTTTATATAGCAAGGCCATATTATTCTTTCCAACTAAAAGTTTGTATAAGTTCTATGATATCTTCCCGGATATATTGGATAGCGGGAGCTAATGAATCCGCATTGGGTTTACAGTCAAAATACAAGGCCCCCCGGAAGAAATTCGATACACTATCTGTCAACAGGAATTGTATGGGAGAAGCCGATTCTCCATCCAGAAGAAACAACGAGCCATAAACGTTTGCGGCAGGGTTGGAATACGCTTTCTCCGATATCCGATTCTCCGACTTTATCAGGCGGGCGACGAAAGAGCGGCTTTCCGTTTCCACCGTCACCAAGGACGCGGGAGTAATTGGCAAATAGCTGCAATAAAGCTTAGCCTCTAACTCCGGATACGAGATATTCAAGCCCGTAACACCCTTCTTTTGATCCGGAACCTCTATGACCGCAGTCTGAGAGACATCAAAATTAAAAGGCAGGTAACTGAGATCAAGCGGTTTATACTGTGCCTTCGAAGGTTCAATACGAACATAGCCCCGTGGCTTCGGCGTATATTCCACACACGAAATACAGCATATCCCTAAAAACAGAGAACCTCCTATGACAGCAGCTATCCATTTCATAAACATTTACTTCGTATCTTTCCCATTCTCATCATTCCCTGTATCTTCAAGGATACGGTTAAATTTAACCTTTAATATCCTCCTGTTATCCACTTCCAGCACTTGGAAACGATATTCCTTAAAATCTATAATCTCCCTACGGCGTGGAAAATCCCCTTTTATCTCCAACAAAAGACCGGCCAAAGTTTCCACTTCTTCCGTCAATTTACCAAAATCTGAGGGATCGGCATCGATAACCCGGAAGAAATCCGTCAATAATATCTTTGCCTCAAAGATCAAGCTACCGTCTGCTAAACGGATGAATTGTTGCTCATCCTCATCATACTCATCGGAGATCTCTCCAACAATTTCCTCTAGGATATCTTCCATCGTCACGATACCGGAGGTACCGCCAAACTCATCGACCACGATCGCCATATGAATTTTATTGGTACGGAACTCTTCCAGCAAATCATCGATCTTCTTGGTTTCCGGCACGAAATAGGCCGGTCGGATCAAGCTCTGCCAACGGAATGTATCGGGCTTGTCAATATAGGGCAATAAGTCCTTGATATATAAGATACCTTTTATATTATCCTCAGTCTCGGAATATACCGGAATACGCGAATAGCCGGATTTGATAATAAAATCAACCACCTCACGGAAACTGATCTTGATCTCGATATCTTCCATATCCAGACGAGGAGTCATGATCTCATCAGCGGTCTTATTATAAAACTTGATAATCTCCGCCAGCATCTCCTTCTCCTCCGGGATCTCGGTAGAGGTTAGCTCTAACGCTTTAGAAAGCTCATCTACAGAGATATCATATTTCTTTTTCGCTAACGCTTTATTGATGACCGATGTGGAATTAACCAAGATTTTCGAGAATGGGCGGCAGAAGCGTTCCAAACCACTTAATACGGAGGCTGAAAAACGAACAAAACGCAAAGAATTCTTCTGTGCGTAAATCTTAGGCATGATCTCCCCAAAAAGTAAAAGCAAGAAAGTCAAGAGAATCGTCTCAAGCACAAAGCCTAGAAGAGGAGCGGCCGAGAAATTAATCCAAGCGTTAATCGCATAGGTACACAGCATAACGACCGCCACATTTACAAAATTATTAGCGATCAATATAGATGCCAATAGATACTCCGAACGTTCAAGGAGACGTTTGATAACAGGATCTGCCGGGCGATTCTCTTCCCCGATCTCATTTAGGTCACCCGGGGTTAGAGAAAAGAATGCCACTTCAGAGGCCGACACGAAGCCGGAAACAAACAGCAGTAAAAAAGCGAGGCTTAATGCGATCACAGGACCCGCTGTCAGCGCCTGCACCGTTACGTTTTCAAATAAGCCCCATAAATAATAGTCCGAGTCCAAGGGAAACAGTATTAGTTAAACAATA from Parabacteroides distasonis ATCC 8503 includes these protein-coding regions:
- the ubiE gene encoding bifunctional demethylmenaquinone methyltransferase/2-methoxy-6-polyprenyl-1,4-benzoquinol methylase UbiE, whose product is MTQYGSETILPYNKEEQKGTQVKRMFDSIAETYDQLNHTLSFGIDKIWRRKGIAFLRPFSPKTILDIATGTGDLAISMYKKLRPDHIVGADISLGMMEVGRKKVAAAGYSEHISFEQQDCTALTYEENSFDAVTAAFGVRNFENIEQGISEMYRVLKPGGHIMILELSTPEHFPMRQLYQIYSKTVIPFIGRLLSKEKVAYNYLPASIKVVPQGKVMTDLLTRQGFKQARVRTFTFGICSLYTGSKE
- a CDS encoding PhoH family protein — its product is MIERIYILESVDPVIFYGVNNSNMQLIKTLFPKLRIVARGNVMKVIGDEDESELFLKKIREVEKYCEEFNSLSEDVILDIIKGKGPTVVKQENLIIHGMNGKPITARTENQQLLVKAFENNDLVFATGPAGSGKTFVAIALAVKALKNKEVRKIILSRPAVEAGEKLGFLPGEMKDKLDPYLQPLYDALQDMIPAAKLKEYMENNVIQIAPLAFMRGRTLNDAVIILDEAQNTTTHQIKMFLTRLGMNAKMIVTGDVTQIDLPPSTTSGLIQAMQILKGVNGIGKIEFTKKDIVRHKLVQRIVEAYDKFDDKRKKEIKEAKEKKTNIDNN
- a CDS encoding O-acetyl-ADP-ribose deacetylase; amino-acid sequence: MNERIIAIQADITTLDVDAIVNAANNSLLGGGGVDGAIHWAAGPELLDECRTLQGCPTGEAKITKGYRLKARHVIHTVGPIYRNGQHGEPELLENCYRNSLRLAKENRLRTIAFPSISTGVYGYPIEEAAQIAIRTIDTFLKENPEIQQVTMCCFSGYDKSVYTKALEQITTHEP
- a CDS encoding shikimate dehydrogenase family protein, coding for MQKYGLLGYPLGHSFSKTYFNQKFEAEKIDAEYLNFEIPSIKEIKNVIKENPELNGLNVTIPYKEQVIPYLDDLDDDARQIGAVNVIKFTKGLFGKLKLKGYNSDIIGFKQSIDPLLKETHRKALILGTGGASKAVFHGLKQLGVGATLVSRKPKEFCITYDEITPKTMEQYTVIVNTTPLGMFPNIDSCPDIPYDLLTPNHLLYDLLYNPDETLFMKKGKEKGAVVKNGLEMLLLQAFAAWEIWQK
- a CDS encoding phosphoribosylaminoimidazolesuccinocarboxamide synthase; its protein translation is MKKALVKTDFNFPRQKSVYHGKVRDVYNINDEVLVMVATDRISAFDVILPEGIPYKGQMLNQIAAKFLDATTDICPNWKMATPDPMVTVGVQCQGFPVEMIVRGYLCGSAWRAYKSGVREICGVKLPEGMRENQRFPEPIITPTTKAEIGEHDQDISKEEILAKGLVSKEDYEVLEKYTMALFKRGTEIAKERGLILVDTKYEFGHRDGKIYLIDEIHTPDSSRYFYSEGYEDRFAKGEPQKQLSKEFVREWLMENGFQGKSGQKVPEMTPEIVEGISNRYIELFEHITGETFVKGETDNLLNRIEKNVTEYLQNK
- a CDS encoding DUF5715 family protein, with the translated sequence MKMKTVFNVMLLLVVIVSATAFSSCKEKRGELKKIWYNGSYNRDFNDLNDVHLSVAKKIGIEPVSSREGAEHASRDMVEIKTNDYYEVEELTHSIPYLVPEAANLLEDIGKNFQDSLKNLNASIYKIKVTSVTRTVADVKKLRKRNTNSSLNSAHQYGTTFDVSWVRYTKIDEKDTLNIDKDRLKMVLASVLRDLRRADRCYIKHERKQGCFHITAREL
- the gldE gene encoding gliding motility-associated protein GldE yields the protein MDSDYYLWGLFENVTVQALTAGPVIALSLAFLLLFVSGFVSASEVAFFSLTPGDLNEIGEENRPADPVIKRLLERSEYLLASILIANNFVNVAVVMLCTYAINAWINFSAAPLLGFVLETILLTFLLLLFGEIMPKIYAQKNSLRFVRFSASVLSGLERFCRPFSKILVNSTSVINKALAKKKYDISVDELSKALELTSTEIPEEKEMLAEIIKFYNKTADEIMTPRLDMEDIEIKISFREVVDFIIKSGYSRIPVYSETEDNIKGILYIKDLLPYIDKPDTFRWQSLIRPAYFVPETKKIDDLLEEFRTNKIHMAIVVDEFGGTSGIVTMEDILEEIVGEISDEYDEDEQQFIRLADGSLIFEAKILLTDFFRVIDADPSDFGKLTEEVETLAGLLLEIKGDFPRRREIIDFKEYRFQVLEVDNRRILKVKFNRILEDTGNDENGKDTK
- a CDS encoding 4'-phosphopantetheinyl transferase family protein encodes the protein MALLYKQLSPLHGVWKMEESSDELLGMLEHKADYSSFLERVSAEKRRQERFASRVLLKELLGEEARVDYHSTGAPFLACVPLYISISHTKDYVAVILDKRPTGIDIEYRSDRILKIRSRFMNPEEEAGIDLEHEVEHLLIHWCAKETLFKIIGQEGVDFQKHLHVNPFPYLSSGTFKGRETRTEACREYELAYQVTPDYVLTWLK